The following proteins come from a genomic window of Pseudomonas sp. WJP1:
- a CDS encoding response regulator — MNLPSPIRVALVDDHALVRDGIKALLSVMAPLEVVGEAESGAQAIEMVGRCQPDLLLVDISLPDMNGLELTRVLRSQYPALKVLVLSMYDNYEYVSESLRSGASGYVLKNAPSREIIAAIEAISSGGTFYSAEIAQRLIADKNTDNELTPRESQVLSKMAQGLNNKEMARELDISVRTVETHRLSIRRKLNIDKPAALVKYAIDHGLISR, encoded by the coding sequence ATGAACCTGCCCTCCCCGATCCGCGTCGCCCTGGTCGACGATCACGCCCTGGTCCGCGACGGAATCAAGGCGCTGCTGTCGGTCATGGCCCCTCTGGAAGTGGTGGGCGAAGCCGAAAGTGGCGCCCAGGCAATCGAGATGGTCGGACGCTGCCAGCCGGACCTGCTGCTGGTCGACATCAGCCTGCCGGACATGAACGGCCTGGAACTGACCCGCGTATTACGCAGCCAGTACCCGGCGCTCAAGGTGTTGGTGTTGAGCATGTACGATAACTATGAGTACGTGAGCGAGTCGCTGCGCTCGGGCGCCAGTGGCTATGTGCTGAAGAATGCCCCGTCACGGGAAATCATCGCCGCCATCGAAGCCATCTCCAGCGGCGGGACCTTCTACAGCGCCGAAATCGCCCAGCGGCTGATCGCCGACAAAAACACCGACAACGAGCTGACCCCCCGTGAAAGCCAGGTGCTGTCGAAGATGGCGCAAGGGCTGAACAACAAGGAAATGGCGCGGGAACTGGATATCAGCGTGCGCACGGTGGAGACACACCGCTTGAGCATTCGGCGCAAGCTCAACATCGACAAGCCGGCGGCGCTGGTCAAGTACGCGATCGATCACGGGCTGATTTCGCGCTAG